A single window of Bacillota bacterium DNA harbors:
- a CDS encoding HEAT repeat domain-containing protein: MFGITVEKIEKWKTKNKTDKIVKAMNHKDNSIRIAAIKAAGSMKNEQILNTLIVFLRDDPNPSIRMNAAEALGNIGNPRAQDHLAYVGENDSDEKVREKAQEAMKVIISKKLKSE, encoded by the coding sequence ATGTTTGGTATTACAGTAGAAAAGATAGAAAAATGGAAAACAAAAAATAAGACTGACAAAATTGTTAAAGCAATGAACCATAAAGATAACTCTATACGTATTGCAGCAATAAAGGCTGCAGGCAGTATGAAGAATGAACAAATACTTAATACGCTAATAGTTTTCCTTAGAGATGACCCGAATCCTTCAATAAGAATGAACGCAGCTGAAGCATTAGGGAATATAGGAAATCCAAGAGCTCAAGACCATTTGGCATATGTTGGAGAAAATGACAGTGATGAAAAAGTAAGAGAAAAGGCACAAGAAGCAATGAAAGTAATAATTTCAAAAAAATTGAAATCAGAATAG